A single window of Mycolicibacterium aurum DNA harbors:
- a CDS encoding cyclopropane mycolic acid synthase family methyltransferase has translation MAGSKVDPPQGTNMEPHFEEVQAHYDLSDDFFGLFQDPSRTYSCAYYEREDMTLAEAQMAKIDLSLGKLDLQPGMTLLDIGCGWGSVLKRAVEKYDVNVVGLTLSRNQRKYAQELLDGVDTDRSRRILLRGWEQFDEPVDRIISIEAIEAFPQERYGPFFKMCSSALPSGGRMLIQAILGHPLKKWPEMGIPIVMSDLKFMRFIAKEIFPGGSVPGEDNIKELSAEAGFTLEKTQFLNQDYVRTLDTWAEALEAHHEEAVAATSEEVYQRYMKYLTGCSDFFNRGISELGQFTLVKA, from the coding sequence ATGGCCGGGAGCAAGGTAGACCCACCGCAAGGCACGAACATGGAGCCTCATTTCGAAGAAGTGCAGGCGCATTACGACCTTTCGGATGACTTCTTCGGTCTGTTCCAGGATCCGTCGCGGACGTACAGCTGTGCGTACTACGAGCGCGAGGACATGACCCTCGCCGAGGCTCAGATGGCAAAGATCGATCTGTCGCTGGGCAAGCTCGACCTGCAGCCCGGCATGACGCTGCTCGATATCGGCTGCGGGTGGGGCTCAGTGCTCAAGCGCGCCGTCGAGAAGTACGACGTCAACGTCGTCGGGCTGACGCTGAGCCGGAACCAGCGCAAGTACGCCCAGGAGCTTCTCGACGGCGTCGACACCGACCGGTCGCGCCGCATCCTGCTGCGCGGCTGGGAGCAGTTCGACGAGCCGGTCGATCGCATCATCAGCATCGAGGCCATCGAGGCGTTCCCGCAGGAGCGCTACGGGCCGTTCTTCAAGATGTGCAGCAGCGCGCTGCCCAGCGGTGGGCGCATGCTCATCCAGGCGATCCTGGGCCATCCGCTGAAGAAGTGGCCCGAGATGGGCATTCCGATCGTGATGTCCGATCTGAAGTTCATGCGGTTCATCGCCAAGGAGATCTTCCCGGGCGGCTCGGTGCCGGGCGAGGACAACATCAAAGAGCTGTCCGCCGAAGCGGGCTTCACCCTGGAGAAGACGCAGTTCCTCAATCAGGACTACGTGCGGACGCTGGACACCTGGGCGGAGGCACTGGAGGCCCACCACGAGGAGGCCGTCGCGGCGACCTCCGAAGAGGTCTACCAGCGGTACATGAAGTACCTCACCGGCTGTAGCGACTTCTTCAACCGCGGTATCAGCGAGCTCGGGCAGTTCACCCTCGTCAAGGCGTGA
- a CDS encoding cyclopropane mycolic acid synthase family methyltransferase, with protein MSNISSNPKSETAESAWLSKSASQTRGSDKKEVQFHYDISNDFFKLWQDPSQTYSCAYFEKDDYTLEQAQLAKVDLSLGKLGLEPGMTLLDIGCGWGSTIQRAVEKYDVNVIGLTLSENQKQHIEQNRFPNIKTERSMEVRLQPWEDFDGSNTHVDRIVSIGAFEHFGFNKYDDYFKKTFSWLPDDGVQMLHTIIIPSDEEIKAKKLPLTMSKVRFIKFIMDEIYPGGRLPLAAQVTDSATRNGYTVTREQHLQPHYVKTLDTWAQNLQDKKDEAIAITSEEIYERFYKYLAGCADLFRDGYTDVLQFTLEKK; from the coding sequence ATGTCGAACATTTCAAGTAACCCGAAGTCCGAGACCGCCGAATCCGCGTGGTTGTCGAAATCCGCCTCGCAGACCCGCGGATCGGACAAGAAGGAAGTTCAGTTCCACTACGACATCTCCAACGATTTCTTCAAGCTGTGGCAGGACCCGAGCCAGACCTACAGCTGCGCCTACTTCGAGAAGGACGACTACACCCTCGAGCAGGCTCAGCTGGCCAAAGTTGACCTGTCGCTGGGCAAGCTCGGCCTGGAGCCCGGCATGACGCTGCTCGACATCGGCTGCGGCTGGGGTTCGACCATCCAGCGCGCCGTCGAGAAGTACGACGTCAACGTCATCGGCCTCACCCTGTCGGAGAACCAGAAGCAGCACATCGAGCAGAACCGGTTCCCGAACATCAAGACCGAGCGCAGCATGGAAGTGCGTCTGCAGCCCTGGGAAGATTTCGACGGCTCGAACACCCACGTCGACCGGATCGTGTCGATCGGCGCGTTCGAACACTTCGGCTTCAACAAGTACGACGACTACTTCAAGAAGACCTTCAGCTGGCTGCCCGACGACGGTGTGCAGATGCTGCACACGATCATCATCCCCAGCGATGAAGAGATCAAAGCCAAGAAACTGCCCCTGACCATGTCGAAGGTGCGTTTCATCAAGTTCATCATGGACGAGATCTATCCCGGCGGACGTCTGCCGCTGGCCGCGCAGGTCACCGATTCCGCGACGCGCAACGGCTACACCGTCACCCGCGAGCAGCACCTGCAGCCGCACTACGTCAAGACGCTCGACACGTGGGCCCAGAACCTGCAGGACAAGAAGGACGAAGCCATCGCGATCACGTCCGAAGAGATCTACGAGCGGTTCTACAAGTACCTGGCCGGGTGCGCAGACCTCTTCCGCGACGGCTACACCGACGTCTTGCAGTTCACCTTGGAGAAGAAGTAA
- a CDS encoding KasA/KasB family beta-ketoacyl-ACP synthase — protein sequence MTKMRNRKFPNVVVTGTAMTTALGTDAESTWQGLLDGRSGIRTLEDSFIDEFDLPVRIGGHLLETFDEQLTPEENTNNSYVQRMALVLGRRVWENAGAPDVDPRRLAVSIGTGMGGIEELLFAYEHLRADQLDEVNPTAVQQYAPSGPSAAVALDRGAKAGVLSPVSACASGSEGLAQAWRHIVLGEADIAICGGVEARIEAVPIAGFAQMRIVMSTNNDDPAGACRPFDRDRDGFVFGEAGALLVIETEEHAKARGANVLGRLMGASITSDGFHMVAPDPNGLRAGHAMTRAIELAGLSPSDIDHINAHATGTTVGDVAESVAINNALGAHAPAVFAPKAALGHSVGAVGAVESILTLLALRDGVVPATRNLKNLDPDIHLDVVAGGPRPGNYEYAINNSFGFGGHNVSLVFGRP from the coding sequence ATGACGAAGATGCGGAACCGGAAGTTCCCGAACGTGGTGGTGACCGGAACCGCCATGACGACGGCGCTCGGGACGGACGCTGAGTCGACATGGCAGGGCCTGCTGGACGGGCGCAGCGGCATCCGGACACTCGAGGACTCGTTCATCGACGAGTTCGACCTCCCGGTCCGGATCGGGGGCCACCTGCTGGAGACGTTCGACGAGCAGCTCACACCCGAGGAGAACACGAACAACTCCTACGTCCAGCGGATGGCGCTCGTACTCGGTAGGCGGGTGTGGGAGAACGCGGGCGCGCCCGACGTGGACCCGCGCCGGTTGGCGGTGTCCATCGGTACCGGGATGGGCGGTATCGAGGAACTCCTGTTCGCCTACGAACACCTGCGCGCGGACCAGCTCGACGAGGTCAACCCGACGGCGGTCCAGCAGTACGCGCCCAGCGGTCCGTCCGCGGCGGTCGCGCTGGACCGAGGCGCCAAGGCCGGCGTGCTCTCGCCCGTATCGGCGTGCGCGTCCGGGTCGGAAGGTCTGGCCCAGGCGTGGCGCCACATCGTCCTCGGCGAGGCCGACATCGCGATCTGCGGGGGAGTCGAAGCCAGGATCGAGGCGGTACCGATCGCCGGGTTCGCCCAGATGCGCATCGTGATGTCGACCAATAACGACGACCCCGCTGGCGCCTGTCGGCCGTTCGACAGGGACCGCGACGGATTCGTGTTCGGGGAAGCCGGTGCGCTTCTGGTGATCGAGACCGAGGAGCACGCCAAGGCGCGCGGCGCGAACGTCCTTGGCCGTCTGATGGGCGCCAGTATCACCTCCGACGGCTTCCACATGGTCGCACCCGACCCGAACGGGCTGCGGGCCGGGCACGCGATGACGCGGGCGATCGAGCTGGCCGGCCTGTCACCGTCCGACATCGACCACATCAACGCCCACGCCACCGGTACCACCGTGGGCGACGTCGCCGAATCCGTGGCCATCAACAACGCCCTCGGCGCGCACGCGCCCGCGGTGTTCGCGCCCAAGGCGGCGCTGGGCCACTCCGTCGGCGCGGTGGGCGCGGTGGAATCGATCCTGACGCTGCTGGCGTTGCGCGACGGCGTGGTGCCCGCGACGCGCAACCTGAAGAACCTGGACCCCGACATCCACCTCGACGTGGTCGCCGGCGGCCCCCGTCCGGGCAACTACGAGTACGCGATCAACAACTCGTTCGGCTTCGGCGGCCACAACGTGTCGCTGGTGTTCGGCCGGCCCTGA